ACCTTTCATTTGTGGTGGCCACGCTTTGTCCGGAGAGATTTAAATGACAACATCCCCCCTTAACATACTCTTGGTTGAAGATGATGATGTCGCAGCAGAAGCCGTGGTCCGCAGCTTTAAGAAAGCCGGACTGCAAATTCCCATCGTCCTTGCCGAAGATGGGGATATTGCCCTGAATATCCTGCGGGGCACTCACGAACGCCGTATTGAAAAGCCCCTGCTGGTGCTGCTGGATCTGAACATGCCGCACCTTAACGGCTTTGAGTTCATGGAGATCCTGCGCAGCGATGAAGCTTTAAAAGACACTGTGGTCTTTGTCCTTACCACATCTTCCGATGACAAAGATCTCACCCGGGCCTATAGTGAAAATATAGCCGGATACATGGTCAAATCGGCTGTAGGCCCTATGTTCAGCAAACTTATAGCCCTGATGGAAAGCTACAGCGAAGCTATAAAACTGCCGTAACCATTCAACCACTGGCCAGGGAGAAAGGCGTTGGAAAAAACATTACACGTGCTGATTGTCGATGATGATGACGTAGATCGCGAACGTTTGCGCCGCATGTTAAACAGCAGCCTGGACCGAATCCAGCTGGAAGAAGCCACTTCCGCCGACCAGGCCTTAAGCGTATTGCCCAAACAGGTATGGGACTGCATCTTCCTCGATTACCACCTGGGGGAAAGCTCAGGCCTGGATCTATTACAGGAGATCCGCGCCCGTATCAGCACCCCATGCGCCGTTATTCTCGTCACCGGCCTGGGAGGTGAAAATATTGCTGCTGCCGCCATGCGCGAAGGGGTATCCGATTACCTGATCAAATACCAGATGGACGAAAAACAATTGATCCGCTCGCTTATGGGAGCCGTACACAGAGCGGATATCGAACGCCAGATGCATGAGCTTGCCCATTATGACACTTTAACCCATCTGGCCAGCCGTACCCTGCTCACGGACCGTCTGCAGCAGACAATTAAACGCAGCAAACGCAGCCAAAAGCTGGCAGCCCTGGCCTTTATCGATTTAGACAACTTTAAAC
This genomic window from Thalassomonas viridans contains:
- a CDS encoding response regulator; this translates as MTTSPLNILLVEDDDVAAEAVVRSFKKAGLQIPIVLAEDGDIALNILRGTHERRIEKPLLVLLDLNMPHLNGFEFMEILRSDEALKDTVVFVLTTSSDDKDLTRAYSENIAGYMVKSAVGPMFSKLIALMESYSEAIKLP